A DNA window from Solanum lycopersicum chromosome 3, SLM_r2.1 contains the following coding sequences:
- the LOC101262794 gene encoding probable mitochondrial adenine nucleotide transporter BTL1 isoform X1, whose product MRHTSTTNLFIVSMAAESQSQKKTYCVVGDIMIIPKDFNLSPTKDRQINLQLNFPDVGRVFNDFIRTQEVGEFFSGALAGAMTKAILAPLETIRTRMVVGVGSRNIGTSFIQVIEQQGWQGLWAGNTINMLRIIPTQAIELGTFECVKRAMTSAQEKWTDTGSPKLQIGNASLSFSLSWLSPVAVAGAAAGVVSTLACHPLEVLKDRLTVSPEVYPSIRIAVHKIYKDGGIAGLYAGLGPTLIGMLPYSTCYYFMYETIKKSYCRAQKKESLSRAEMLLVGAFSGLTASTISYPLEVARKRLMVGALQGKCPPHMVAALSEVIREEGLLGLYRGWGASCLKVMPSSGITWTLYEAWKDILLADRRHV is encoded by the exons ATGCGGCACACCTCAACTACTAATCTGTTCATTGTCTCTATGGCTGCGGAATCCCAATCGCAGAAGAAGACTTACTGTGTCGTCGGAGATATCATGATTATACCCAAGGACTTCAACCTCTCTCCTACCAAGGACCGTCAAATTAACCTTCAACTCAACTTCCCTGACGTCGGACGAGTCTTTAAT GATTTTATCAGGACTCAAGAAGTTGGTGAATTTTTCAGCGGGGCTTTGGCTGGGGCGATGACTAAGGCCATTCTAGCTCCTCTTGAAACCATCAG GACAAGAATGGTAGTTGGTGTTGGGTCCAGAAACATTGGTACAAGTTTTATTCAGGTTATTGAACAGCAGGGTTGGCAAGGGCTGTGGGCAGGTAATACAATTAACATGCTACGGATAATTCCCACACAAGCAATTGAACTTGGGACATTTGAGTGTGTCAAGCGAGCAATGACTTCAGCACAAGAGAAATGGACGGATACTGGTAGCCCCAAGCTGCAGATTGGTAATGCTAGCCTGAGCTTTTCTCTCTCATGGCTATCGCCAGTTGCTGTTGCTGGTGCTGCTGCTGGAGTTGTAAGCACACTTGCATGTCATCCGCTGGAAGTGCTGAAG GATCGGTTGACGGTGAGTCCTGAGGTCTACCCCAGCATACGCATTGCAGTTCACAAGATTTACAAGGACGGTGGAATTGCAGGCCTGTATGCTGGACTTGGGCCAACATTGATTGGCATGCTCCCATATAGCACTTGTTATTATTTCATGTATGAGACAATTAAGAAATCGTATTGCCGTgcacaaaagaaagaatctCTAAGCCGTGCAGAGATGCTCCTAGTTGGAGCTTTCTCAG GTTTAACAGCAAGCACTATTAGTTATCCATTGGAGGTGGCGAGAAAGCGGCTAATGGTGGGTGCTTTACAAGGTAAATGTCCACCTCACATGGTCGCAGCACTTTCAGAAGTTATTAGGGAGGAGGGTTTGTTAGGCCTTTATAGAGGCTGGGGTGCAAGTTGCCTAAAAGTAATGCCATCATCAGGCATTACTTGGACGTTGTATGAAGCTTGGAAAGATATATTGCTTGCTGATAGACGTCATGTGTAA
- the LOC101263093 gene encoding pumilio homolog 5 has protein sequence MATESPMRIFQDSRKGKWVSAKDTVNFASPMNEVAADELGLLLKGHKIHGHNRNKVPNRSGSAPPSMEGSFSAYGNLVYDQSSGRKLSLASLDNAMQNWQSEEQMRADPSYFAYYNSNVNLNPRLPPPIISRENRHLAHHFADLGDSCQLNSSENSKDGSLHVTRSSLSTHDEEPEDENLPQSASGQHLASFAGQHKSLVDLIQEDFPRTPSPVYNQTRSSGHVAAEEPTDSDMQSLTLDGLSLDISNKHGADACADVLGDHDIAASNQPLAITLEKESCVDSLGKSHSPQKGELPGNDAHLVNELLVGDEIASGILKNVQAPEASKNEDEQYFHSRNAVEQKQQQQYHSQRSTTYQVNGPQVQANTLGTNTLQSSLAKGYGQSWSSSVEVQAAPQGSGLTPPLYATAAAYMASGNPYYSNLSPSGGYAPQYNMGGYALSSPSLSPFLAGYPSMHINTSSGRSISGQNVAPRENIPQVGDLHHLTKFFGHHGLMVHPFPDPFHMQYFHHPHPVDDSHTSPSQHMRFPSPGVFGLEVDAYASQKESNLPSYIAEQNFLRPPIGSLNLPSPGKMIIPGNNYFGSPSGLGFTQQFPASPLGSPVLPGSPIGRRNEIKPSPGSGRNNGLYSGWTAQRGPGSLNDSKRHSFLEELKQSNARRIDLSDIAGRVVEFSVDQHGSRFIQQKLENCSIEEKASVFKEILPHASKLITDVFGNYVIQKFFEHGSHEQRKMLACQLAGQMLPLSLQMYGCRVIQKALEVIDLDQKTELVHELNGHVMKCVRDQNGNHVIQKCIECIPPEKINFIISSFQGQVAILSTHPYGCRVIQRILEHCSENSQSQSIVHEILESAYPLAQDQYGNYVTQHVLERGRPHERSRIIGKLTGNVVQLSQHKYASNVVEKCLEYGDSTERDYLIEEILAESEGNDCLLTMMKDQFANYVVQKILEISNNKHREILLSRIRVHLHALKKYTYGKHIVARFEQLSEQLCNEDIGTCEP, from the exons ATGGCAACGGAGAGCCCTATGAGAATATTCCAAGACAGTAGAAAAGGAAAGTGGGTTTCTGCCAAGGACACGGTCAACTTCGCATCACCTATGAATGAAGTGGCAGCTGATGAACTGGGATTGCTTCTTAAAGGTCATAAGATTCATGGCCATAATAGAAATAAGGTTCCAAATCGTAGTGGTAGTGCGCCTCCAAGCATGGAGGGCTCATTTTCAGCCTACGGTAACCTTGTCTATGATCAAAGCTCCGGCCGGAAGTTGAGTTTGGCAAGCTTAGACAATGCCATGCAGAACTGGCAGTCTGAAGAGCAGATGCGTGCTGATCCCTCGTATTTTGCATACTACAACTCTAATGTCAACTTGAATCCTAGGCTTCCTCCTCCTATTATTTCTAGGGAGAATAGACACCTGGCACACCATTTTGCAGATCTGGGTGATAGCTGCCAGTTAAACTCTTCTGAGAATAGTAAAGATGGATCCTTGCATGTGACCAGAAGTTCTCTCTCAACTCATGATGAGGAGCCGGAAGATGAAAATTTACCACAGAGTGCTTCAGGACAGCACTTGGCCTCCTTTGCAGGTCAACATAAAAGTTTGGTTGACCTAATACAG GAGGACTTCCCTCGCACTCCATCACCAGTTTACAATCAAACTCGGTCCTCTGGTCATGTTGCTGCGGAGGAACCAACTGATTCTGATATGCAATCTCTTACATTGGACGGTCTCTCCCttgatatttcaaataaacacGGTGCAGATGCTTGTGCGGATGTCTTAGGTGACCATGATATAGCTGCCTCTAATCAGCCTTTGGCCATTACACTTGAAAAAGAATCTTGTGTTGACAGTCTTGGGAAATCTCATTCCCCTCAGAAAGGTGAATTACCAGGTAATGATGCACATCTGGTGAATGAACTCTTAGTCGGTGATGAGATAGCATCAGGTATTTTAAAGAACGTTCAGGCTCCAGAGGCTAGTAAGAACGAGGATGAACAGTATTTTCACAGCAGGAATGCAGTAGAACAGAAACAACAGCAGCAGTACCACTCCCAGAGAAGCACGACTTACCAAGTTAATGGCCCACAAGTTCAAGCAAATACACTTGGGACTAATACACTGCAGAGTAGCCTAGCAAAAGGTTATGGTCAGAGCTGGTCCTCTTCAGTTGAAGTACAAGCAGCTCCTCAAGGTTCTGGCCTCACACCTCCTCTATATGCAACAGCTGCAGCCTATATGGCTTCTGGTAATCCGTACTATTCTAACTTGAGTCCATCTGGTGGATATGCCCCTCAATACAATATGGGGGGATATGCGTTGAGTTCGCCTTCTCTTTCTCCATTTTTAGCTGGATATCCGTCTATGCATATTAATACTAGTTCTGGACGAAGCATCAGTGGTCAAAATGTTGCACCAAGGGAAAACATTCCACAAGTTGGTGATCTGCATCATTTAACCAAGTTTTTTGGGCATCATGGGTTAATGGTGCATCCTTTCCCAGATCCTTTTCATATGCAGTACTTTCATCATCCTCATCCTGTTGATGATTCACACACTTCTCCTAGTCAACATATGCGGTTTCCTTCGCCTGGTGTATTCGGGCTTGAAGTTGATGCTTATGCCTCACAGAAGGAGTCAAATCTCCCTTCTTATATTGCTGAACAGAATTTTCTTCGTCCACCAATTGGAAGTCTGAACTTACCAAGTCCTGGAAAAATGATAATTCCTGGCAATAATTATTTTGGGAGTCCATCGGGCCTGGGATTCACGCAACAGTTTCCAGCCTCACCTCTTGGTAGTCCTGTACTGCCAGGATCCCCTATTGGAAGAAGGAATGAAATTAAACCTTCCCCTGGTTCAGGTAGAAATAATGGATTGTATTCTGGATGGACTGCACAAAGGGGTCCAGGTAGCTTGAATGACTCTAAAAGACATTCATTTCTCGAAGAACTGAAACAAAGCAATGCTCGAAGAATTGACCTCTCTGATATTGCAGGTCGTGTTGTTGAATTCAG TGTTGATCAGCATGGAAGTCGGTTCATACAGCAGAAATTGGAAAATTGTAGTATTGAAGAAAAGGCATCTGTTTTCAAAGAAATCCTTCCACATGCTTCAAAGCTAATTACAGATGTTTTTGGGAACTATGTCATTCAAAAG TTCTTTGAGCATGGAAGTCATGAGCAAAGAAAGATGCTGGCATGTCAATTAGCAGGACAGATGCTGCCTTTGAGTTTGCAAATGTATGGTTGTCGTGTTATTCAAAAG GCCCTGGAAGTTATTGACCTTGATCAGAAAACAGAACTTGTCCATGAACTCAATGGGCATGTAATGAAGTGCGTACGAGATCAAAATGGGAACCATGTAATCCAAAAATGCATTGAGTGCATACCTCCTGAAAAAATTAACTTCATTATCTCCTCATTCCAAGGCCAAGTAGCTATATTGTCTACTCATCCTTATGGTTGTCGTGTAATCCAG AGAATATTGGAACATTGTTCAGAAAACTCTCAAAGTCAAAGTATAGTGCATGAAATCTTGGAATCTGCTTATCCTCTTGCTCAAGATCAGTATGGGAACTATGTCACCCAG CATGTTCTGGAGAGGGGAAGACCACATGAAAGAAGTCGAATTATCGGAAAGTTGACCGGAAATGTTGTACAGTTAAGCCAACACAAGTATGCCTCAAACGTTGTTGAGAAGTGTCTGGAATATGGTGATTCTACTGAGAGAGATTATTTGATCGAGGAGATTCTTGCAGAGTCAGAGGGAAATGACTGTTTGCTG ACAATGATGAAGGACCAATTTGCAAATTATGTGGTCCAGAAGATTCTTGAGATTAGCAACAATAAGCACCGGGAAATTCTGCTAAGCCGAATCAGAGTTCATCTTCATGCTTTGAAGAAATACACCTACGGAAAACACATAGTGGCTCGATTTGAACAGCTCTCCGAACAGCTGTGTAATGAAG ATATTGGAACCTGTGAACCCTAG
- the LOC101262794 gene encoding probable mitochondrial adenine nucleotide transporter BTL1 isoform X2: MRHTSTTNLFIVSMAAESQSQKKTYCVVGDIMIIPKDFNLSPTKDRQINLQLNFPDVGRVFNDFIRTQEVGEFFSGALAGAMTKAILAPLETIRTRMVVGVGSRNIGTSFIQVIEQQGWQGLWAGNTINMLRIIPTQAIELGTFECVKRAMTSAQEKWTDTGSPKLQIGNASLSFSLSWLSPVAVAGAAAGVVSTLACHPLEVLKDRLTVSPEVYPSIRIAVHKIYKDGGIAGLYAGLGPTLIGMLPYSTCYYFMYETIKKSYCRAQKKESLSRAEMLLVGAFSGFFKSQREFQTRRSFVSFLILISYGKDEQRPLPLPHTSTQHSATYYLSTLIFDLHTFLFGVYVQ, translated from the exons ATGCGGCACACCTCAACTACTAATCTGTTCATTGTCTCTATGGCTGCGGAATCCCAATCGCAGAAGAAGACTTACTGTGTCGTCGGAGATATCATGATTATACCCAAGGACTTCAACCTCTCTCCTACCAAGGACCGTCAAATTAACCTTCAACTCAACTTCCCTGACGTCGGACGAGTCTTTAAT GATTTTATCAGGACTCAAGAAGTTGGTGAATTTTTCAGCGGGGCTTTGGCTGGGGCGATGACTAAGGCCATTCTAGCTCCTCTTGAAACCATCAG GACAAGAATGGTAGTTGGTGTTGGGTCCAGAAACATTGGTACAAGTTTTATTCAGGTTATTGAACAGCAGGGTTGGCAAGGGCTGTGGGCAGGTAATACAATTAACATGCTACGGATAATTCCCACACAAGCAATTGAACTTGGGACATTTGAGTGTGTCAAGCGAGCAATGACTTCAGCACAAGAGAAATGGACGGATACTGGTAGCCCCAAGCTGCAGATTGGTAATGCTAGCCTGAGCTTTTCTCTCTCATGGCTATCGCCAGTTGCTGTTGCTGGTGCTGCTGCTGGAGTTGTAAGCACACTTGCATGTCATCCGCTGGAAGTGCTGAAG GATCGGTTGACGGTGAGTCCTGAGGTCTACCCCAGCATACGCATTGCAGTTCACAAGATTTACAAGGACGGTGGAATTGCAGGCCTGTATGCTGGACTTGGGCCAACATTGATTGGCATGCTCCCATATAGCACTTGTTATTATTTCATGTATGAGACAATTAAGAAATCGTATTGCCGTgcacaaaagaaagaatctCTAAGCCGTGCAGAGATGCTCCTAGTTGGAGCTTTCTCAG GTTTCTTTAAATCACAAAGGGAGTTTCAGACAAGGAGATCCTTTGTCtcatttcttattcttattagcTATGGAAAAGATGAGCAGAGGCCCCTGCCTCTCCCACATACAAGTACACAGCACTCGGCTACCTACTACCTTTCTACGTTGATCTTCGACCTTCATACCTTCCTATTTGGGGTCTATGTTCAGTAA